One window of the Candidatus Saccharibacteria bacterium genome contains the following:
- a CDS encoding HAMP domain-containing histidine kinase, with product MKHPVFHSATLRLTAWYTLILLFISLLFSFIVFQISTHELGRSYRPPRAGEIFINLADDADGFRTWREQRVAESRSRLLGQLVLFNLVVLSGGAIGSYLLARRTLRPVEEALESQTRFSSDAAHELRTPLTIMQSEIEVGLRDKTATKASHAALLASSLDEVHHMRTLTDRLLMLANNHDISLSPTSLEVAAIEAVNRTIPLAQAKKISIENTVRDITVVANAESLTDVLVILLDNAVKYSPSKSTITLSAQKRGKQATLSISDTGHGIAEKDLPHIFDRFYRADTSRSSQNVAGHGLGLSIAKQIISAHHGHIAARSNASGKGTTFTITLLLA from the coding sequence ATGAAACACCCAGTGTTTCACTCTGCAACCCTTCGTCTCACGGCGTGGTACACGCTGATTTTACTATTCATTAGCCTGCTGTTTAGTTTTATTGTCTTCCAGATATCTACGCACGAGCTGGGGCGAAGCTACCGCCCGCCTCGAGCAGGTGAAATATTCATTAACCTCGCCGACGATGCCGATGGCTTTCGGACGTGGCGCGAACAACGTGTTGCCGAGAGTCGCTCACGCCTGCTTGGGCAATTAGTCTTATTTAATCTGGTCGTTCTTTCGGGTGGAGCTATAGGGAGCTACCTGCTTGCCCGACGTACGTTACGACCCGTCGAAGAAGCGCTCGAAAGCCAAACGCGGTTCAGTAGTGATGCCGCGCACGAGCTGCGCACCCCGCTCACCATTATGCAGTCGGAGATTGAGGTTGGCTTGCGTGATAAAACTGCTACCAAAGCCAGCCACGCAGCCCTGCTTGCAAGCAGCCTCGACGAAGTTCACCACATGCGCACGCTCACTGACCGACTACTGATGCTCGCGAACAATCACGATATATCCTTATCCCCCACTTCACTCGAAGTGGCTGCCATAGAAGCCGTCAACCGCACCATTCCGCTCGCGCAAGCAAAGAAAATCTCCATCGAAAATACTGTTCGAGATATCACAGTAGTTGCGAACGCAGAAAGCCTTACCGACGTACTTGTAATCTTGCTAGACAACGCCGTGAAATACAGCCCATCAAAATCGACCATTACCCTCAGTGCTCAAAAACGCGGCAAACAGGCGACACTGAGTATCAGCGACACCGGGCACGGTATTGCCGAAAAAGACCTACCCCACATTTTTGACCGTTTCTACCGGGCAGATACATCACGTAGCAGTCAAAATGTGGCTGGCCATGGCCTTGGTCTTTCTATAGCCAAACAAATCATATCCGCACACCACGGCCACATTGCCGCCCGCTCTAATGCAAGCGGCAAAGGCACCACCTTCACCATCACTCTCCTCCTCGCCTAA
- a CDS encoding response regulator transcription factor has protein sequence MKLLLIEDEPKIARAIKLGLEQEHSTVEVCHDGADGLAAALGDDYDVIILDRMLPGGMDGLEICEKLRSKGVKTPVIMLTAKGQVRDRVAGLNAGADDYLVKPFSFEELLARLRALTRRPHETSGTNLQVGDLSLDTVSYDVRRAGKPIALSQTEYSLLEYLMRNKERVLSKDNIINHVWDFDADILPNTVEAYIGYLRNKVDKPFKSKPLIHTVRGFGYKLSEVA, from the coding sequence ATGAAACTACTCCTTATAGAAGACGAACCCAAAATCGCCCGCGCAATCAAACTGGGGCTTGAGCAAGAACACTCAACCGTGGAGGTCTGTCACGACGGTGCCGATGGTTTGGCGGCCGCACTTGGCGACGACTACGACGTTATTATCCTTGACCGTATGCTCCCTGGCGGTATGGACGGGCTCGAAATATGCGAAAAACTGCGCAGCAAGGGCGTCAAAACCCCCGTCATTATGCTCACCGCAAAAGGCCAGGTCCGCGACCGCGTAGCTGGACTCAACGCCGGTGCAGACGACTACCTCGTAAAGCCATTTTCATTTGAGGAGCTCCTAGCTCGCCTGCGCGCCCTTACCCGTCGCCCACACGAAACAAGTGGCACAAATTTGCAGGTCGGTGATCTCAGTCTCGACACCGTGAGTTATGACGTCCGCCGCGCAGGCAAGCCAATTGCCCTTTCGCAAACCGAATATTCGCTACTGGAATATCTTATGCGGAACAAGGAACGGGTCTTGAGTAAGGATAACATCATCAATCACGTCTGGGATTTTGACGCAGACATTTTGCCCAACACTGTCGAAGCCTACATAGGTTACCTGCGCAATAAAGTTGATAAGCCGTTCAAATCCAAACCCCTTATCCACACGGTTCGCGGGTTTGGCTACAAACTGAGCGAGGTCGCATGA